The Naumovozyma dairenensis CBS 421 chromosome 11, complete genome genome includes a window with the following:
- the ESF2 gene encoding RNA-binding ATPase activator ESF2 (similar to Saccharomyces cerevisiae ESF2 (YNR054C); ancestral locus Anc_6.381), translating into MSKEESDIDDFNSSDDEDANINHTVLISSKKKTSITSTTATITGDVFTKEDESDFEDESQDGDDEEVELVQKDAEAATATADEVPIEEDTIDKEEEEEDNDVEKRTVEEKRKSLKERLSKLKNNKKLNHKTGVVYLSKIPPYMKPAKMRQILSRFGEIDRLFLKKENDQKYTRRIKGGGNKKTMYEEGWAEFIRKRDAKLCAETLNGNIIGGKKGTFYHDDILNVKYLPGFKWADLTEQIARENDVRQAKLELEISQANKLNAEYIRNVEQSKMLNNIEKSKKRQGKDIESSTNNNNNSNIREFKQRRVNTNRADAPESHKQGSGNNGSVSKKDIGSILNNLL; encoded by the coding sequence AGAAGAAGACATCTATCACGTCTACTACTGCTACTATTACTGGTGATGTCTTTACTAAGGAAGATGAATCTGACTTCGAGGATGAATCCCAagatggtgatgatgaggaaGTAGAACTTGTTCAAAAAGATGCAGAAGCCGCTACGGCTACGGCGGATGAAGTACCGATAGAGGAAGATACAAtagataaagaagaagaagaagaagataacgACGTGGAGAAGAGAACAGTGGAGGAAAAACGTAAATCTTTGAAGGAACGTCTatctaaattgaaaaacaacaagaaattaaacCATAAGACTGGTGTTGTATATCTGTCGAAAATCCCACCGTATATGAAACCTGCCAAGATGAGACAAATTCTGTCAAGGTTTGGTGAAATTGATAGATTATTCCTTAAGAAGGAAAATgatcaaaaatatacaagaagaattaaaggAGGTGGTAATAAGAAGACCATGTATGAAGAAGGTTGGGCAGAATTTATAAGGAAAAGAGACGCGAAATTATGTGCCGAGACGTTGAATGGGAATATTATTGGTGGTAAGAAGGGAACTTTTTATcatgatgatattttgaatgtGAAATATTTACCTGGTTTCAAATGGGCTGATTTGACTGAACAAATCGCTAGAGAAAATGATGTTAGACAAGCTAAATtggaattagaaatatCACAAGCTAACAAGTTGAATGCGGAATATATTAGAAATGTGGAACAATCTAAGATGTTGAATAATATCGAGAAATCTAAGAAGAGACAAGGCAAAGATATTGAATCCTCgaccaataataataataacagtaaCATTAGAGAATTCAAACAACGTAGGGTCAATACCAACAGAGCTGACGCGCCTGAATCGCATAAACAAGGGAGTGGTAATAATGGCTCTGTTTCCAAGAAAGATATTGGAAGTATTCTAAACAACCTACTGTAG
- the NOG2 gene encoding putative GTPase NOG2 (similar to Saccharomyces cerevisiae NOG2 (YNR053C); ancestral locus Anc_6.380), producing MGTGKKEKQRRVRQNDTRDGNLRVKGENFYRDAKKVQFLNMYKDGKSIRNKRGDLIRAAPLQDATIPDAKVQPDRRWFGNSRVISQDALQHFRSALGETSKDTYQVLLKRNKLPMSLLEEKDSSDSPQAKILETETYTQAFGPKSQRKKPRIAASSLNDIVQSAENDSKKYEEKVELDTTLGLMAGTLDDEVNGWSQVAKEHIFSKGQSKRIWNELYKVIDSSDVVIHVLDARDPMGTRRKSVEEYMTKETPHKHLIYVLNKCDLVPTWVAAAWVKHLSKERPTLAFHASITNSFGKGSLIQLLRQFSQLHSDRKQISVGFIGYPNTGKSSIINTLRKKKVCQVAPIPGETKVWQYITLMKRIFLIDCPGIVPPSTKDSEEDILFRGVVRVEHVSNPEQFIPGVLKRCQVKHLERTYEISGWKDATEFIEMLARKQGRLLKGGEPDESGVSKQILNDFNRGKIPWFVIPPEKETKEEEDDDKKKSGVKRKAEDTAEDIKEGQEKNQEEDEEQEQQSGKKEIEITETKRVKTA from the coding sequence ATGGGTACCGGTAAGAAGGAAAAGCAAAGAAGAGTCCGTCAAAATGACACCAGGGACGGTAACCTACGAGTGAAAGGTGAAAATTTCTACAGGGATGCCAAAAAGGTTCAATTCTTAAACATGTACAAAGATGGTAAATCCATCCGTAATAAGAGGGGTGACTTGATCCGTGCAGCTCCTTTACAAGATGCAACTATCCCAGACGCTAAAGTACAACCTGACCGTCGTTGGTTTGGGAATTCTCGTGTCATTTCTCAAGATGCTTTACAACATTTTAGATCTGCTCTTGGTGAAACTTCAAAGGACACCTACCAAGTcctattgaaaagaaacaaattaCCCATGTCATTATTGGAAGAAAAGGATAGTAGTGATTCTCCTCAGGCCAAAATTTTAGAAACGGAAACTTATACTCAAGCATTTGGACCTAAAtcacaaagaaaaaaaccAAGAATCGCAGCATCAAGTTTGAATGATATCGTACAAAGTGCCGAAAATgattcaaagaaatatgaagaaaaagtgGAACTGGATACTACTTTAGGGCTTATGGCTGGTACTCTTGACGATGAAGTCAATGGATGGTCTCAAGTAGCTAAGGAACATATTTTCAGTAAGGGTCAATCCAAACGTATTTGgaatgaattatataaagtTATTGATTCATCAGATGTGGTGATTCATGTCTTAGATGCAAGAGATCCAATGGGGACTCGTCGTAAATCAGTGGAAGAATATATGACCAAAGAAACTCCACATAAACATTTGATTTATGTCTTAAATAAATGTGATTTGGTACCCACTTGGGTTGCTGCAGCTTGGGTTAAACATTTATCAAAGGAACGTCCAACTTTAGCCTTCCATGCATCTATTACCAATTCTTTCGGTAAGGGTtctttaattcaattattacGTCAATTTTCTCAATTACATAGTGATAGAAAACAAATTTCTGTTGGGTTCATTGGCTATCCAAACACGGGTAAATCCTCTATTATTAACACattaaggaaaaagaaggtTTGTCAAGTGGCTCCAATCCCAGGTGAAACTAAAGTTTGGCAATATATCActttaatgaaaagaatCTTCTTGATTGATTGTCCAGGTATTGTACCACCTTCAACAAAGGATagtgaagaagatattttatttagaGGTGTAGTTAGAGTGGAACATGTCTCGAATCCAGAACAATTTATCCCAGGTGTTTTAAAACGTTGTCAAGTTAAACATTTAGAAAGAACTTATGAAATCTCAGGTTGGAAAGATGCAACTGAGTTCATCGAGATGTTAGCAAGAAAACAAGGTAGACTGCTGAAAGGTGGTGAACCAGATGAGTCTGGTGTTTCGaaacaaattttgaatgatttcaatAGAGGTAAGATCCCATGGTTCGTTATTCCTCCAGAAAAGGaaactaaagaagaagaagacgacGACAAAAAGAAGTCTGGTGTGAAGAGAAAAGCGGAAGACACTGCTGAAGACATCAAAGAAGGCCAAGAAAAgaatcaagaagaagacgaagaacaagaacaacagtcgggaaagaaagaaatagagATAACTGAAACCAAGAGAGTGAAAACTGCATGA
- the POP2 gene encoding CCR4-NOT core DEDD family RNase subunit POP2 (similar to Saccharomyces cerevisiae POP2 (YNR052C); ancestral locus Anc_6.379): MKFQLRTKNVESKTLCWKQQRESNKITHSICKSYLPYTYLYIPPEVKMQSLNAQPHMMFMGDRSFPGAGDQQQVQQQPGQGQAQGLPQMFSSQLNNQPHLASQQQQQQQQQHQTQSGMTLQELQKKQDNLMNTYMAKQKLDALLSQQSHSQGQAQPSQIFNNNTNANMLANSLTTSAPPGLNVFQPQQQQPQQQQQGQQQQQPGMMRPIASQLLKQQQHHQQQQQQQPQTQQQLPPLMLPPPNHLFIREVWSNNLHSEFVMIRKLIKQYNYVSISTEFVGTMARPIGNFRSKTDYHYQTMRSNVDLLNPIQLGISLSDSQGNKPDNGPSTWQFNFQFNISNEMMSNESIELLRKSGINFENHEKNGVELMEFAQLIIDSGLLLDSNVTWITYHTAYDLGFLINILMNDSMPNNKEDFEWWVNKYMPNVYDLNLIHKIIKDFTQQPPGLPGLLNPNDNSNNTNNLSGNAGLNALGVPPPPPPPPGVNITDSTANNNNNNNNNNNPSQHHQYTLTSLADELGIPRFPVFTTTAGQSLLMLLSFCHLSKLSMHRFPDGTDFVKYKNVIYGINGMIDN, translated from the coding sequence ATGAAATTTCAACTAAGAACAAAAAACGTGGAATCTAAAACACTTTGCTGGAAACAACAACGTGAGTCAAACAAGATAACCCACTCTATTTGCAAGTCATACCTGCCCTATacatatctatatatacCGCCAGAAGTAAAGATGCAATCATTAAATGCACAACCACATATGATGTTTATGGGAGACCGTTCTTTTCCAGGCGCTGGTGATCAGCAACAGGTTCAACAACAACCGGGACAAGGACAAGCTCAGGGACTTCCAcaaatgttttcttctcaACTGAATAACCAACCTCATTTAGCctcacaacaacaacagcaacaacaacagcagcatCAAACACAGTCTGGTATGACTCTacaagaattacaaaaaaagcAAGATAATTTGATGAATACCTATATggcaaaacaaaaattggaTGCATTACTGAGTCAACAATCTCATAGTCAAGGTCAAGCCCAACCATCCCAAATATTTAACAATAACACAAATGCAAACATGTTGGCCAATTCACTGACGACTTCAGCTCCACCAGGATTGAATGTCTTCCAAcctcaacaacaacaacctcagcaacaacagcagggacaacaacagcagcagccTGGTATGATGAGACCTATAGCATCTCAGCTGTTAAAGCAACAGCAGCACCAccagcaacagcaacaacaacaaccgcaaacacaacaacaactacCCCCACTAATGTTGCCGCCACCAAACCATCTTTTTATTCGTGAAGTTTGGTCTAATAACTTACATAGTGAATTCGTTATGATCagaaaattaattaaacaATACAATTACGTATCAATCAGTACCGAGTTTGTTGGAACCATGGCAAGACCTATTGGTAATTTCCGTTCAAAGACagattatcattatcaaacaATGAGATCCAATGTTGATCTTTTAAATCCAATTCAATTAGGTATTTCATTGAGTGATTCTCAAGGGAATAAACCTGATAATGGTCCCTCTACATGGCAATtcaatttccaatttaatatttctaatgAAATGATGTCTAATGAATCTATTGAACTGTTAAGAAAGTCAGGtataaattttgaaaatcaTGAGAAAAATGGGGTGGAATTAATGGAGTTTGCTCAATTAATTATTGATTCTGGTCTCTTACTGGATTCTAACGTTACATGGATTACTTATCATACAGCCTACGACCTAGGATTTTtgattaatattttaatgaatgattcaatgccaaataataaagaagattttgaaTGGTGGgtcaataaatatatgCCAAACGTTTATGATCTAAATTTGATCCATAAGataattaaagattttacTCAACAACCTCCGGGATTACCTGGCTTATTGAATCCTAATGACAACTccaataatactaataatcTTTCCGGTAATGCTGGATTGAATGCGTTGGGTGTACCACCACCTCCACCTCCTCCACCAGGCGTCAATATCACCGACTCTACggctaataataataataataataataataataataatccatCCCAGCATCATCAGTATACTTTAACATCTTTAGCCGATGAGTTAGGTATTCCAAGATTCCCAGTGTTTACGACAACAGCTGGACAAAGTTTATTAATGCTATTATCTTTTTGTCATTTAAGCAAATTATCGATGCATAGATTCCCCGACGGTACTGATTTTgtcaaatataaaaatgttATTTATGGTATCAATGGTATGATCGATAATTGA